The following are encoded together in the Myxococcales bacterium genome:
- a CDS encoding DoxX-like family protein, which produces MGEPSLAVQGPTADDISRDSVWLRAGFGAVWFLTGVLVVHPLYRSVGASYLGRLGLPAWLMPVTCAFEVALAVWVVLRRPSPLLTLLQLSMVASFTLILAFSEPRLLISPFGMLTKNLPILAAIAVAWLIENEGWSARARWLLRAGMAAVWLTEGLVPKILFQQREELWIVEHTGLAFGRPATVLAVIGAIQLASGVLALVLEGKALRWVLGAQIAGLVLLPLVVSWFVPWLWFHPFGPFTKNLAVICGTVVVYRRCSSWS; this is translated from the coding sequence GTGGGCGAGCCGTCTCTTGCCGTGCAGGGTCCGACGGCTGATGACATTTCGCGCGACTCGGTCTGGCTGCGAGCCGGATTTGGTGCGGTGTGGTTTCTGACGGGAGTGCTCGTCGTACACCCGCTCTACCGCTCCGTCGGCGCGAGCTATCTTGGCCGACTGGGGCTGCCCGCCTGGCTGATGCCCGTCACGTGTGCGTTCGAAGTGGCATTGGCGGTCTGGGTCGTGCTGCGGCGTCCGTCGCCGCTCTTGACGCTGTTGCAGCTGTCGATGGTGGCCAGCTTCACGCTGATCCTTGCGTTCAGCGAGCCGCGACTCTTGATCAGTCCGTTCGGCATGCTCACCAAGAACCTGCCCATCCTGGCGGCGATCGCCGTGGCCTGGCTGATCGAAAACGAGGGTTGGTCGGCTCGCGCCCGCTGGCTGCTCCGCGCCGGCATGGCGGCGGTCTGGCTGACGGAAGGACTGGTCCCGAAGATCTTGTTCCAGCAGCGCGAAGAGCTGTGGATCGTCGAGCACACCGGGCTTGCGTTCGGTCGTCCGGCGACGGTGCTCGCTGTGATCGGCGCCATCCAGCTCGCATCGGGTGTGCTTGCGCTGGTGCTCGAGGGCAAGGCGCTGCGCTGGGTGCTGGGCGCGCAGATCGCGGGGCTCGTGCTCTTGCCGCTCGTGGTTTCGTGGTTCGTCCCCTGGCTCTGGTTCCACCCGTTCGGGCCGTTCACGAAAAACCTGGCCGTGATCTGCGGAACCGTAGTCGTATACCGCCGATGTTCGTCTTGGTCCTGA
- a CDS encoding DUF2269 domain-containing protein, whose protein sequence is MFVLVLKTIHVLGAVLFLGTGAGSAYYKLRANASKEVAVIAWCDAEVVRADWWFTVPSGVLMPVTGLWLVELYRLPLATPWVWQALAGYTIAGLTWLPAAFMQVRMKRLSAVAKRDATPLPPAWHRMQRAWAMLGVPSFGATMAVVWMMVSKQAVL, encoded by the coding sequence ATGTTCGTCTTGGTCCTGAAGACGATTCACGTGCTGGGCGCGGTGCTGTTCCTGGGTACCGGAGCTGGCAGCGCGTACTACAAGCTGCGGGCGAACGCCTCGAAGGAGGTTGCGGTCATTGCGTGGTGCGACGCCGAGGTCGTGCGCGCCGACTGGTGGTTCACGGTGCCGTCCGGCGTGTTGATGCCGGTGACGGGGCTGTGGTTGGTGGAGCTGTACCGCCTGCCGCTGGCGACGCCGTGGGTGTGGCAGGCGCTCGCGGGTTACACCATCGCCGGACTCACGTGGTTACCCGCGGCCTTCATGCAGGTGCGCATGAAGCGGCTGTCCGCGGTGGCAAAGCGCGACGCGACCCCGCTGCCTCCCGCCTGGCACCGAATGCAGCGCGCCTGGGCCATGCTCGGTGTGCCGTCCTTCGGGGCTACGATGGCGGTCGTGTGGATGATGGTCTCGAAACAGGCTGTGCTCTGA